The Mytilus galloprovincialis chromosome 4, xbMytGall1.hap1.1, whole genome shotgun sequence genome contains a region encoding:
- the LOC143071939 gene encoding lim and transglutaminase domain protein ltd-1-like isoform X2: MMVRIILVWLSNQVVEQFVSEECTDKTPLGFLSLLGQRRSTYSTFFTVLCRTADVKCAQIHGVCKAGDYQPGDTNIDNLTCLWNAVYIQDSWRIIHPYWVCRSVFGKRSSGWIKLEEDGKAIGHRTIAADGVVKNAFKEYYIMPDPSQFIYRCHPDSKEWQLLPTPISREIFLNQAYLLPPFWAMEMKLVSKNACCLFASGKTLTLTFETSKATANTINLDYEFLLKEGSAQREDENEMLKPENMPRLVAKIRNASEWNFDIQFPIEGIYKIVIYGGPDTHPLLRLCEFKIICTKRTEGCRLIPFNPGKLGFGPGPESDRAGLLLPSHRNGIITIDRNNPTNLRFLLASDTYKSLNVETELVDFDLKDKKSSVKSVIENDTKELKIITNIVQNGDYGLRISTSTGDDLERLTVVCNYLITTSNKLSREKANQRVARRKLLSSIENGNNIEITESIKRCLKEKILENDSDIENAQRKLDVLQFRKAIHDAVLRNHLGTIEKTIHCLETSLYERIFRKAIQELDNLANELRSS; this comes from the exons ATGATGGTCAGGATTATACTAGTATGGCTAAGTAATCAAGTAGTGGAACAGTTTGTATCAGAGGAATGTACCGACAAAACACCTTTGGGGTTCCTCAGTTTACTTGGACAGAGAAGATCAACATATTCTACATTTTTTACTGTTCTATGCAG GACAGCCGATGTTAAATGTGCTCAGATTCATGGAGTTTGTAAAGCAGGAGATTACCAGCCGGGTGATACCAATATAGATAATCTAACATGTCTGTGGAATGCTGTTTACATTCAGGATTCATGGCGCATCATTCATCCGTACTGGGTTTGTCGATCAGTATTTGGGAAGAGATCTAGTGggtggataaaactagaggagGACGGAAAGGCAATCGGACATAGAACAATAGCAGCAGATGGGGTGGTTAAAAATGCGTTTAAGGAATATTACATAATGCCTGACCCCAGTCAGTTTATTTATCGCTGTCATCCCGACAGCAAAGAATGGCAACTCTTGCCTACTCCGATTTCAAGAGAAATATTCCTCAATCAAGCTTATCTTCTGCCGCCATTTTGGGCTATGGAAATGAAATTGGTGAGCAAAAATGCTTGTTGCTTATTTGCATCCGGTAAAACTCTTACACTTACGTTTGAAACTTCAAAAGCAACAGCTAATACAATAAATTTGGATTATGAATTTTTGTTGAAAGAAGGAAGTGCACAGAGGGAAGATGAAAATGAAATGCTTAAACCAGAAAATATGCCAAGGTTAGTCGCTAAAATCCGAAATGCATCAGAGTGGAACTTTGATATTCAATTTCCGATTGAGGGGATATATAAAATCGTAATATATGGTGGACCAGATACACACCCATTATTGAGACTATGTGAGTTTAAGATTATATGCACCAAGAGGACAGAGGGTTGTCGATTAATACCATTCAATCCGGGAAAATTAGGATTTGGTCCAGGACCCGAGTCTGATAGGGCAGGTTTACTTCTCCCCTCTCATAGAAATGGGATAATAACAATAGACCGAAACAACCCTACAAATCTCAGATTTCTTCTTGCCAGCGATACCTATAAATCTCTAAATGTTGAAACTGAACTAGTGGATTTCGACTTAAAAGATAAAAAATCTTCTGTCAAGAGTGTTATTGAAAATGATACGAAAGAActtaaaataataacaaacattGTTCAGAATGGAGATTACGGTCTGAGAATATCTACTAGTACTGGTGATGATCTCGAAAGATTGACTGTGGTTTGCAATTATCTCATTACAACTTCCAATAAACTATCAAGAGAG aAAGCAAATCAGCGAGTAGCTAGACGAAAATTGCTTTCTTCAATTGAAAATGGTAACAACATAGAAATAACGGAAAGTATCAAGAGATGTTTAAAGGAGAAAATATTGGAAAACGATTCCGATATTGAAAATGCACAACGTAAACTGGATGTATTGCAGTTTAGAAAAg CCATTCATGATGCCGTTTTGAGAAACCATTTAGGCACCATAGAAAAGACCATCCACTGTCTGGAAACATCATTGTACGAGAGGATATTTCGGAAAGCTATCCAGGAGTTAGACAACCTTGCTAATGAATTGAGGTCATCGTAG